From Cellulomonas dongxiuzhuiae, the proteins below share one genomic window:
- a CDS encoding S1 family peptidase produces the protein MRRLMQVVAPALAVTWTLAVVPSAGAVQGTVPTSAAAAATVAIHIAGDPDAAPGHVRERACSGALISQRWVITAASCFGTGSGAPRETSFPAWATRATIGRVDLTGTAGRVVTIDLLVPHPERDVVLARLATPVKDVAPVAVASAPPSVGEELTVTGYGRTSAALVPSSAHATAYRVTAAGTTTIDIAGAEAGATICKGDAGGPALRSTSGGGLELVALHHTAFQGGCLGASTTRQEATETRVDDLRAWISSHTRPQDVCGQAAAVSSSGIGNGQLVRTPDGTIYVVAGGAKYPLSYAQWSAMGLRAYADISVAAAAELADVPRDGTFLRDMATGSIHGITGGMPYALASLGQWQALGSPAYVDVPVGFINRVADLPPAGPVILRDPASGAIHQVVGCSRYQLSLAEWQALGSPAYIEASASLIDRVPTGVPTRPVILRDRADGSIVQVVGGAKHGLTMTEWQALGLPPYTEVPTGLLGRISKTVPDGPVLLRDPVTGSIHEVAGGVKRGLDLAQWQALENQAYVDVPARWLARIPNA, from the coding sequence ATGAGGCGCCTGATGCAGGTGGTCGCCCCCGCCCTGGCGGTGACGTGGACGCTGGCCGTGGTCCCGTCCGCCGGCGCCGTCCAGGGCACTGTCCCGACCAGCGCAGCGGCGGCCGCGACCGTCGCGATCCACATCGCCGGGGACCCCGATGCTGCGCCCGGCCACGTCCGCGAGCGGGCGTGCTCGGGAGCGTTGATCAGCCAGCGGTGGGTGATCACCGCGGCGTCGTGCTTCGGGACCGGCTCCGGAGCACCACGGGAGACGAGCTTCCCCGCGTGGGCCACCAGGGCCACCATCGGCCGTGTCGACCTCACGGGCACCGCCGGGCGCGTCGTGACGATCGACCTGCTCGTGCCGCACCCGGAGCGCGACGTGGTGCTCGCGCGGCTGGCCACGCCTGTGAAGGACGTCGCCCCCGTCGCGGTCGCGAGCGCGCCTCCCTCCGTCGGCGAGGAGCTGACCGTGACGGGCTACGGCCGGACGAGCGCCGCGCTCGTCCCGAGCTCCGCGCACGCGACGGCGTACCGCGTCACTGCTGCGGGTACGACGACGATCGACATCGCAGGTGCCGAGGCCGGTGCGACGATCTGCAAGGGCGACGCCGGTGGGCCTGCTCTGCGGTCGACGTCCGGGGGCGGGCTCGAGCTGGTCGCGCTCCACCACACCGCGTTCCAGGGCGGGTGCCTCGGTGCCTCGACGACGCGGCAGGAGGCGACCGAGACCCGTGTCGACGACCTCCGCGCCTGGATCAGCAGCCACACGCGGCCGCAGGACGTGTGCGGGCAGGCCGCGGCGGTGTCGTCGAGCGGCATCGGCAACGGTCAGCTCGTCCGCACGCCCGACGGCACGATCTACGTCGTCGCCGGCGGGGCGAAGTACCCGCTGTCGTACGCGCAGTGGTCGGCGATGGGCCTGCGGGCGTACGCCGACATCTCGGTGGCGGCTGCGGCCGAGCTCGCGGACGTGCCACGTGACGGGACGTTCCTGCGGGACATGGCGACCGGGTCGATCCACGGGATCACCGGCGGGATGCCCTACGCGCTGGCCTCGCTGGGCCAGTGGCAGGCGCTCGGTTCCCCGGCGTACGTCGACGTGCCCGTCGGGTTCATCAACCGGGTCGCCGACCTGCCACCCGCCGGTCCCGTGATCCTGCGGGACCCGGCCTCGGGCGCGATCCACCAGGTCGTCGGGTGCTCCCGCTACCAGCTGTCCCTGGCCGAGTGGCAGGCGCTCGGTTCGCCCGCGTACATCGAGGCGTCGGCCTCCTTGATCGACCGCGTGCCGACCGGGGTCCCGACGCGGCCGGTGATCCTGCGTGACCGTGCCGACGGCAGCATCGTCCAGGTCGTGGGAGGCGCGAAGCACGGGCTGACGATGACGGAGTGGCAGGCCCTCGGTCTGCCGCCGTACACCGAGGTCCCGACCGGCCTGCTGGGCCGGATCAGCAAGACGGTGCCGGACGGGCCGGTGCTGCTGCGCGACCCCGTGACTGGGTCCATCCACGAGGTCGCGGGTGGCGTGAAGCGGGGACTCGACCTCGCGCAGTGGCAGGCGCTCGAGAACCAGGCGTACGTGGACGTCCCGGCCAGGTGGCTGGCGCGGATCCCGAACGCGTGA
- a CDS encoding S1 family peptidase — protein MRVRIGAAVAALAMTLAGASVAHAVGGAVPEGTVAAATVKLDIAGDPGTAPGQTRERSCSGALLGASWVISAASCFTGPQGDAVSAGAPAWPTTATVGRVDLNGTAGHVVRVDRLVPHEERDVVLVHLASPVTGVPAVTVASTPPAVGDEVTVSGFGRTTDRVVPDTAHAAAYTVGAIGDGTLDIQAAQEGATICKGDAGGPALRATATGVELVAIHHTAYQGGCLGATSTRQDATETRVDDVRLWIAGHVSPPPSPSILVKHIYTVNGGQVHEAASNNGWKSLNAGISTSGAVAVMAMDGVKYVYTVNGGQVYEAASNNGWKSLNTGISTSGAVAVMAMDGVKYVYTVNGGQVYEAASNNGWKSLNTGISTSGGVAVMAMDGVKYVYTVNGGQVYEAASNNGWKSLNTGISTSGAVAVMAMDGVKHVYTVNGGQVHEAASNNGWKSLNTGISTSGPVAVLSSRGVKYVYTVNGGQVHEAASNNGWKNISSLVATSGPLAVLGLQ, from the coding sequence ATGCGGGTCCGGATCGGCGCGGCGGTCGCCGCGCTCGCGATGACGTTGGCCGGGGCGTCAGTGGCGCACGCCGTGGGTGGCGCCGTGCCGGAGGGTACGGTCGCGGCTGCGACGGTGAAGCTCGACATCGCGGGTGACCCTGGCACCGCGCCCGGTCAGACGCGTGAGCGGTCCTGCTCCGGTGCGTTGCTCGGGGCGTCGTGGGTGATCAGCGCCGCGTCGTGCTTCACCGGGCCGCAGGGTGACGCGGTGAGTGCTGGTGCTCCTGCGTGGCCCACCACTGCGACGGTGGGGCGGGTCGACCTGAACGGGACGGCCGGCCACGTGGTGCGGGTCGACCGGCTGGTGCCGCACGAGGAGCGTGATGTCGTACTGGTACACCTGGCCTCGCCGGTCACCGGCGTGCCCGCCGTCACCGTGGCCTCGACACCGCCCGCGGTCGGGGACGAGGTCACGGTCAGCGGCTTCGGGCGGACCACCGACCGGGTGGTGCCGGACACCGCGCACGCTGCGGCGTACACCGTCGGGGCGATCGGGGACGGCACCCTGGACATCCAGGCCGCGCAGGAGGGCGCCACGATCTGCAAGGGCGACGCTGGTGGACCCGCGCTGCGCGCCACGGCGACGGGTGTGGAGCTGGTCGCGATCCACCACACCGCCTACCAGGGCGGGTGCCTCGGGGCCACGAGCACGCGGCAGGACGCCACCGAGACCCGCGTCGACGACGTGCGTCTCTGGATCGCCGGGCACGTCTCGCCCCCGCCGTCGCCGAGCATCCTCGTCAAGCACATCTACACCGTGAATGGTGGCCAGGTGCACGAGGCGGCGTCGAACAACGGCTGGAAGAGCCTGAATGCCGGGATCTCGACGTCGGGGGCCGTGGCGGTGATGGCGATGGACGGCGTGAAGTACGTGTACACGGTCAACGGTGGTCAGGTGTACGAGGCGGCGTCGAACAACGGCTGGAAGAGCCTGAATACCGGGATCTCGACGTCGGGGGCCGTGGCGGTGATGGCGATGGACGGCGTGAAGTACGTGTACACGGTCAACGGTGGCCAGGTGTACGAGGCGGCGTCGAACAACGGCTGGAAGAGCCTGAACACCGGGATCTCGACGTCGGGGGGTGTCGCGGTGATGGCGATGGACGGCGTGAAGTACGTGTACACGGTCAACGGTGGCCAGGTGTACGAGGCGGCGTCGAACAACGGCTGGAAGAGCCTGAACACCGGGATCTCGACGTCGGGGGCTGTCGCGGTGATGGCGATGGACGGCGTGAAGCACGTGTACACGGTCAACGGTGGCCAGGTGCACGAGGCGGCGTCGAACAACGGCTGGAAGAGCCTGAACACCGGGATCTCGACGTCGGGGCCCGTGGCCGTGTTGTCGTCCCGTGGCGTCAAGTACGTCTACACGGTCAACGGAGGACAGGTGCACGAGGCGGCGTCGAACAACGGCTGGAAGAACATCAGCTCGCTGGTCGCGACGTCCGGGCCGCTGGCCGTCCTTGGTCTGCAGTAG
- a CDS encoding DUF4214 domain-containing protein, giving the protein MTVKLDIAGDPAAVPAPGKPREKSCSGALLSASWVISAASCFAETPGAAVSAGAPKWVTTATVGRADLTGTSGHVVQVDRLVPHPDRDVVLVHLAAPVRDVAAAKVASAAPQVGEELAVAGFGRTADRVVPDTAHVATFTVGSVAVGTIDIEADQAGATICKGDAGGPALRTTSTGVELVAIHHTAYQGGCLGATSTRQDATETRVDDLRDWVDRSTAPKPGQAEFNDAYVASVYRHVLGREAGASEIAVWTSAIGSGASLQMVAEGVTGSAEWRNRFVDEQYRLLLGRPADAAGLATWGGVLDQGKGTFAVTQGIVGSAEYFARAGSDDAGLVKALYRDLLGREAGAGEVSAWSATVATYGRDALLSGIVNSPEHQNRVVDQRYRQMLGRPVDPAGLTTSVDALSRGGTVQQLLARLAGSGEYTDGRVRAL; this is encoded by the coding sequence GTGACAGTGAAGCTGGACATCGCGGGTGACCCCGCTGCGGTACCGGCGCCCGGCAAGCCGCGCGAGAAGTCGTGCTCGGGTGCTCTGCTGAGCGCGTCGTGGGTCATCAGTGCGGCGTCGTGCTTCGCCGAGACCCCGGGTGCGGCGGTGAGCGCGGGTGCTCCGAAGTGGGTGACGACTGCGACGGTCGGGCGGGCGGATCTCACCGGCACGTCCGGCCACGTGGTGCAGGTGGACCGGTTGGTACCGCACCCGGATCGGGACGTGGTGCTGGTGCACCTGGCTGCGCCGGTGCGTGACGTGGCCGCGGCGAAGGTGGCGAGCGCGGCCCCGCAGGTCGGTGAGGAGCTGGCGGTCGCCGGGTTCGGGCGTACGGCGGACCGGGTCGTTCCTGACACGGCGCACGTGGCGACGTTCACGGTGGGTTCGGTCGCCGTCGGGACGATCGACATCGAGGCGGATCAGGCCGGTGCCACGATCTGCAAGGGCGATGCGGGCGGGCCGGCTCTGCGCACGACGTCGACGGGTGTGGAGCTGGTCGCGATCCACCACACCGCCTACCAGGGCGGGTGCCTCGGTGCCACGAGCACACGCCAGGACGCCACCGAGACCCGCGTCGACGACCTGCGGGACTGGGTCGACCGGTCGACGGCACCCAAGCCCGGACAGGCGGAGTTCAACGACGCGTACGTGGCGTCCGTGTACCGCCACGTCCTGGGCAGGGAGGCAGGCGCCTCGGAGATCGCCGTGTGGACGTCCGCCATCGGGAGCGGGGCGTCGCTCCAGATGGTCGCGGAGGGGGTCACCGGCTCGGCGGAGTGGCGCAACCGATTCGTCGACGAGCAGTACCGCCTGCTGCTCGGCCGTCCGGCGGACGCGGCGGGGCTCGCCACCTGGGGCGGGGTTCTCGACCAGGGCAAGGGCACGTTCGCGGTCACCCAGGGCATCGTCGGCTCGGCCGAGTACTTCGCGCGCGCCGGATCGGACGACGCAGGCCTGGTCAAGGCGCTCTACCGGGACCTCCTGGGGCGCGAAGCGGGTGCAGGCGAGGTCAGCGCCTGGTCGGCGACCGTCGCGACCTACGGGCGCGACGCTCTGCTCAGCGGGATCGTGAACTCCCCGGAGCATCAGAACCGCGTCGTCGACCAGCGCTACCGGCAGATGCTGGGCCGCCCTGTCGACCCTGCAGGTCTCACCACCTCGGTCGACGCACTGTCGCGCGGCGGCACGGTCCAGCAGCTCCTGGCCCGGTTGGCCGGCAGCGGCGAGTACACGGACGGACGGGTCAGGGCGCTGTGA
- a CDS encoding BaiN/RdsA family NAD(P)/FAD-dependent oxidoreductase produces the protein MSTATVVGGGPAGLIAAEVLARTGVDVTVHDRMPSVGRKFLLAGHGGLNITHTEGRDAFAERYGESAPRLRPMLDVFGPEDLRTWCAGLGEPTVVGTSGRVFPRSFRATPLMRAWLARLTDLGVRIEKRQRWDGWSSDGASLFTGADGTTVEVGGDVTVFALGGASWPRLGADGGWAGPFMDRGIAVTPLRAANVGVRVGWTNVLAQRFAGTPLKNVALTVRGRPARGRGDAMLTRTGLEGGPVYAIGAAIREALDTDGRCVVEIDLRPDLTVAQLDERLGRRRPKDSGSSWLRRTVGLDPAAIGLLREADAGTLPSSGMAERIKAVPVVVTATMPIEKAISTAGGIAWSQVDEALMLRALPGTFVAGEMLDWEAPTGGYLLQASFSTGVVAARGALARLGTAPSGHGLGGPAHV, from the coding sequence ATGAGCACCGCGACCGTCGTCGGCGGCGGGCCGGCGGGGCTCATCGCCGCCGAGGTGCTGGCACGTACCGGCGTGGACGTCACGGTGCACGACCGCATGCCGTCGGTGGGACGCAAGTTCCTGCTGGCCGGCCACGGCGGTCTGAACATCACGCACACCGAGGGGCGGGACGCGTTCGCCGAGCGGTACGGCGAGTCGGCGCCCCGGCTGCGGCCGATGCTCGACGTGTTCGGCCCGGAGGACCTGCGCACATGGTGCGCAGGGCTGGGGGAGCCGACGGTCGTCGGGACGAGCGGGCGGGTCTTTCCACGCTCGTTCCGGGCGACACCCCTCATGCGCGCGTGGCTCGCACGCCTGACCGACCTCGGGGTGCGGATCGAGAAGCGGCAGCGGTGGGACGGATGGTCCAGCGACGGTGCGTCGCTGTTCACCGGCGCTGATGGCACGACTGTCGAGGTCGGTGGTGATGTGACGGTGTTCGCCCTCGGTGGCGCGTCTTGGCCGCGGCTGGGCGCCGACGGCGGCTGGGCCGGGCCGTTCATGGACCGCGGGATCGCGGTCACGCCGCTGCGAGCGGCCAACGTCGGCGTCCGGGTGGGATGGACGAATGTGCTCGCGCAGCGGTTCGCCGGCACGCCGCTGAAGAACGTCGCGCTCACCGTCCGCGGGCGCCCGGCACGGGGCCGCGGGGACGCGATGCTCACCCGCACCGGCCTTGAGGGCGGCCCGGTCTACGCCATCGGCGCCGCGATCCGCGAGGCGCTCGACACGGACGGTCGCTGCGTCGTCGAGATCGACCTGCGGCCGGACCTGACCGTCGCCCAGCTCGACGAACGGCTCGGGCGCCGCCGCCCCAAGGACTCGGGCTCGTCCTGGCTGCGCCGCACGGTCGGACTGGACCCTGCCGCGATCGGGCTGCTGCGCGAGGCCGACGCGGGCACCCTGCCGTCTTCCGGGATGGCGGAGCGGATCAAGGCCGTGCCGGTCGTGGTGACGGCCACCATGCCGATCGAGAAGGCGATCTCGACCGCGGGCGGCATCGCGTGGTCGCAGGTCGACGAGGCGCTGATGCTGCGCGCCCTGCCGGGCACGTTCGTCGCCGGGGAGATGCTCGACTGGGAAGCGCCGACCGGCGGCTACCTGCTGCAGGCGTCGTTCAGCACGGGTGTCGTCGCGGCCCGGGGTGCGCTGGCGCGACTCGGGACGGCGCCGTCGGGACACGGACTCGGCGGCCCCGCGCACGTCTGA
- a CDS encoding DUF2891 family protein: MTDTPGPSLARYASIVTTNLATPWPYHLVHLATGPDDVRAPADLYPAFHTSFDWHSCVHMHWLGVEVLRAGHEDATLRARVDANLTAGRIAGEVAYLRAHPAFERPYGWGWAARLAASCRAAADAGDQDAARWADATAPLADTVLDLADPWLARVEHPVRHGVHSNTAFGLALLLTSADDLGRTASADALRSHARRLFGRELDWPARWERSGHDFLSPGLAEADLMARVLPAEELRPWFAGFLPRPDDLVSPARVVDPTDGHAVHLDGLNLSRAGALFRLAHALDDPTLRDAGDRLLAAGLAALENEDFVATHWLASFAWDATASR, translated from the coding sequence GTGACCGACACGCCTGGGCCGTCCCTCGCCCGCTACGCGAGCATCGTCACGACCAATCTCGCGACACCGTGGCCGTACCACCTGGTGCACCTGGCGACAGGCCCGGACGACGTGCGCGCGCCCGCCGACCTGTACCCCGCGTTCCACACGTCCTTCGACTGGCACTCCTGCGTGCACATGCACTGGCTGGGTGTCGAGGTGCTGCGCGCGGGGCACGAGGACGCGACGCTGCGTGCACGCGTCGACGCGAACCTCACGGCCGGCAGGATCGCGGGCGAGGTCGCGTACCTGAGGGCACACCCTGCGTTCGAGCGGCCCTACGGGTGGGGCTGGGCGGCGCGTCTCGCGGCCTCGTGCCGGGCCGCGGCCGATGCCGGGGACCAGGACGCGGCACGCTGGGCGGACGCGACCGCGCCGCTCGCGGACACCGTGCTCGACCTCGCCGACCCGTGGCTCGCCCGCGTGGAGCACCCGGTCCGGCACGGCGTCCACAGCAACACCGCGTTCGGGCTCGCGCTGCTGCTCACGTCCGCCGACGACCTGGGCCGCACCGCGTCGGCCGATGCCCTGCGCTCGCACGCGCGCCGGTTGTTCGGAAGGGAGCTGGACTGGCCCGCGCGCTGGGAGCGCAGCGGCCACGACTTCCTGTCCCCCGGCCTCGCCGAGGCGGACCTCATGGCGCGCGTGCTGCCGGCCGAGGAGCTGCGGCCCTGGTTCGCGGGGTTCCTCCCCCGGCCGGACGACCTGGTGTCACCCGCGCGCGTCGTCGACCCGACCGACGGGCACGCCGTGCACCTCGACGGCCTGAACCTCTCGCGCGCAGGGGCACTCTTCCGGCTCGCGCACGCGCTCGACGACCCGACGCTGCGCGACGCCGGGGACCGCCTGCTCGCCGCGGGGCTCGCCGCGCTGGAGAACGAGGACTTCGTGGCGACGCACTGGCTCGCGTCGTTCGCGTGGGACGCGACGGCGAGCCGCTGA
- a CDS encoding response regulator, producing the protein MTVRVLVCDDQVLIRTGFVTIIDAQTDLEVVGECGDGRAAVELAARLRPDVVVMDVRMPVLDGIEATRLLAGSGVPDPVKVLVVTTFDLDAYVYEALRAGASGFLLKDAPPARLLDGIRTVAAGDALLAPEVTRRLVGRYASRVAPPPAADGSPLTPRELDVLRLVADGLSNAEIARALVLSPETVKTYVSRILTKLDLRDRVQAVVWAYRTGLVG; encoded by the coding sequence GTGACCGTCCGCGTCCTGGTGTGCGACGACCAGGTGCTCATCCGGACCGGTTTCGTGACGATCATCGACGCCCAGACCGACCTCGAGGTCGTCGGCGAGTGCGGCGACGGGCGCGCCGCCGTCGAGCTGGCCGCGCGGCTGCGCCCGGACGTCGTCGTCATGGACGTGCGGATGCCGGTCCTCGACGGCATCGAGGCGACCCGCCTCCTGGCCGGGTCAGGCGTCCCGGACCCGGTGAAGGTGCTCGTGGTCACGACGTTCGACCTCGACGCGTACGTCTACGAGGCGCTGCGCGCCGGCGCGAGCGGCTTCCTGCTGAAGGACGCTCCCCCGGCCCGCCTGCTCGACGGCATCCGTACGGTCGCCGCGGGCGACGCGCTGCTCGCGCCGGAGGTCACGCGCCGCCTCGTCGGCCGGTACGCCAGCCGGGTCGCCCCACCGCCCGCCGCCGACGGCTCCCCGCTGACCCCACGCGAGCTCGACGTGCTGCGGCTCGTCGCCGACGGCCTGTCGAACGCCGAGATCGCCCGCGCCCTCGTGCTCAGCCCCGAGACCGTGAAGACGTACGTGTCACGCATCCTCACCAAGCTGGACCTGCGCGACCGCGTGCAGGCCGTGGTGTGGGCGTACCGGACGGGGCTCGTGGGCTGA
- a CDS encoding sensor histidine kinase, whose amino-acid sequence MTERLLHVWRGLPVTLRDLPLGLLLAGATFVPALQAQGTQLGGLPDRPLDAGAIVPVLLQCLPLAVRRRWPAACLAVVSLGFALDQVLGYHTFAGTALVVALVSAGGHVERHRRATAAATAVAYVALTVALHRLGGSEPVSGYLTFFLLLALAWGAGAWLRRTRAAEAEQRRAVAERTRVAERTRLARELHDVVTHHVTAMVVQTEAARYRVADPDALDRTLTAVADTGRRAVADLRNLLEVLDPGHGPELLAPAVGDVLELVERTRQAGQPVEYVEEGVPSPTPSGAELAAYRVVQEALTNALKHARGSATTVHVRHDHEEIRVHVSTQGSRTAPMAQGGGRGLAGLRERVGALGGELRAEPRPDGFDVRARIPLGGRS is encoded by the coding sequence GTGACCGAGCGCCTGCTGCACGTGTGGCGAGGGCTTCCCGTCACCCTGCGTGACCTGCCGCTGGGACTGCTGCTCGCCGGGGCGACGTTCGTCCCGGCGCTGCAGGCCCAGGGCACGCAGCTCGGCGGGCTCCCGGACCGGCCGCTCGACGCGGGGGCGATCGTCCCCGTCCTCCTGCAGTGCCTGCCGCTGGCGGTCCGCCGCCGGTGGCCGGCCGCGTGCCTGGCGGTCGTCTCGCTCGGGTTCGCGCTCGACCAGGTGCTCGGGTACCACACGTTCGCAGGCACGGCTCTGGTGGTCGCGCTGGTCAGCGCGGGGGGGCACGTCGAACGGCACCGCCGCGCCACCGCGGCCGCCACGGCGGTGGCGTACGTCGCGCTGACGGTCGCGCTGCACCGGCTCGGCGGGTCGGAACCCGTCTCGGGCTATCTCACGTTCTTCCTGCTCCTCGCCCTCGCCTGGGGCGCCGGTGCCTGGCTGCGGCGCACCCGCGCGGCGGAGGCCGAGCAGCGGCGGGCGGTCGCCGAGCGCACCCGCGTGGCCGAGCGCACGCGGCTCGCGCGCGAGCTCCACGACGTCGTGACACACCACGTCACGGCGATGGTGGTCCAGACCGAGGCCGCCCGGTACCGGGTGGCTGACCCCGACGCGCTCGACCGCACCCTGACCGCCGTGGCCGACACCGGCCGCCGGGCCGTCGCCGACCTGCGGAACCTGCTCGAGGTGCTCGACCCCGGGCACGGCCCCGAGCTCCTCGCACCTGCGGTCGGTGACGTGCTCGAGCTGGTGGAACGGACGCGGCAGGCCGGCCAGCCCGTCGAGTACGTCGAGGAGGGCGTCCCCTCCCCGACGCCGAGCGGCGCCGAGCTGGCCGCGTACCGGGTGGTCCAGGAGGCCCTCACCAACGCGCTCAAGCACGCGCGCGGCAGCGCGACGACCGTCCACGTCCGGCACGACCACGAGGAGATCAGGGTGCACGTCAGCACGCAGGGGTCACGCACGGCACCGATGGCCCAGGGCGGCGGACGCGGCCTGGCGGGCCTGCGGGAGCGGGTGGGGGCGCTCGGCGGCGAGCTGCGCGCCGAGCCGCGGCCGGACGGCTTCGACGTGCGGGCCCGCATCCCGCTGGGCGGCCGGTCGTGA
- a CDS encoding CPBP family intramembrane glutamic endopeptidase — MRFLGQLLAVVAAWAIGGTLATAVADQWTLQLVLGLAAAALALGTYAWVVRRTERRSPVDLPLTGAIRPLVRGTAGGMLLFVAVIGIIAALGAYRVEGWGSVTTALALLGLAAAASATEEVVFRGVLLRHLESRTGTWGALAVTSVLFGAVHLTNPAATAWGATAITIEAGLMLGAAYVATRSLWLPIGLHMGWNFAAAGIFGTEVSGNDTATGLLDGVTSGPTLLSGGAFGPEASIVAVTAGLVLTIVLMRVAHRRGHIVPLPRRADRRTADRVTTDQAAPTTLSS; from the coding sequence ATGCGCTTTCTCGGACAACTCCTCGCCGTCGTCGCGGCGTGGGCGATCGGCGGCACCCTGGCCACGGCCGTGGCGGACCAGTGGACGCTGCAGCTCGTCCTCGGCCTGGCCGCCGCGGCGCTCGCGCTGGGCACCTACGCCTGGGTCGTGCGCCGCACCGAGCGTCGTTCCCCTGTCGACCTCCCCCTCACCGGCGCGATCCGCCCGCTCGTGCGAGGGACGGCCGGCGGAATGCTGCTGTTCGTCGCCGTCATCGGGATCATCGCCGCGCTGGGCGCGTACCGCGTCGAGGGATGGGGCTCCGTGACGACGGCGCTCGCTCTCCTGGGCCTGGCGGCCGCCGCGTCGGCGACGGAGGAGGTCGTGTTCCGCGGCGTCCTGCTCCGGCACCTCGAGTCGCGCACCGGTACGTGGGGCGCGCTGGCCGTGACCTCCGTGCTGTTCGGTGCCGTGCACCTGACCAACCCGGCGGCGACGGCCTGGGGCGCCACCGCGATCACGATCGAGGCCGGCCTCATGCTGGGGGCCGCGTACGTCGCCACGCGGTCGCTGTGGCTGCCGATCGGCCTGCACATGGGCTGGAACTTCGCGGCCGCGGGCATCTTCGGCACCGAGGTGAGCGGGAACGACACGGCCACCGGCCTGCTGGACGGCGTGACGTCGGGCCCGACGCTGCTGTCCGGTGGCGCCTTCGGGCCCGAGGCGAGCATCGTCGCGGTCACCGCCGGCCTCGTCCTCACGATCGTCCTCATGAGAGTCGCCCACCGGCGGGGGCACATCGTGCCGCTGCCGCGCCGGGCGGACCGGCGCACGGCGGACCGGGTCACGACGGACCAGGCCGCGCCCACTACGTTGTCGTCGTGA